In Rouxiella sp. WC2420, the following proteins share a genomic window:
- a CDS encoding GNAT family N-acetyltransferase has product MEIRIASRDDALGLWQLRNRALRHGCAGVYEPAILSAFTPEKMPDGMNKAVAENQVFIIDSSDENVPCACGYLDLVTGHVEAIFTLPEYQGKGLASSIINAIKQQSRNLGMTQLTLSSTPNAVGFYQKQGFTIVSKGKYFSKSVQSDLDCFEMIWLDN; this is encoded by the coding sequence ATGGAGATAAGAATAGCCAGCAGAGATGATGCGCTAGGGCTTTGGCAGTTGCGTAATCGGGCGTTAAGGCACGGTTGCGCGGGCGTTTATGAGCCAGCAATTTTAAGCGCCTTCACGCCTGAGAAAATGCCGGATGGGATGAATAAGGCTGTGGCTGAAAATCAGGTTTTTATCATAGATTCCTCAGACGAGAATGTGCCTTGTGCCTGTGGTTATCTCGACTTGGTAACCGGGCACGTTGAAGCAATTTTTACCTTACCGGAATATCAGGGTAAGGGGCTGGCATCGTCGATCATTAATGCTATCAAACAGCAGTCTCGTAATTTAGGAATGACACAACTAACGTTGTCTTCAACGCCAAACGCCGTGGGGTTTTATCAAAAGCAGGGTTTCACGATTGTGTCGAAGGGAAAATATTTTTCGAAGTCAGTGCAAAGCGATCTCGATTGCTTCGAAATGATCTGGCTGGATAACTGA
- a CDS encoding ABC transporter substrate-binding protein produces the protein MKKSALFTLLALASFSSLANAESVLRFGVDPTFAPFETKAPDGSLVGFDVDLGNAICQQLKVKCQWVETGFDSIIPALDAKKFDAVLSAMSVTPKRQAQVDFSDMLYHIPSVLVAKKGSGILPTPEALKGKTIGVAQGTIQEAYAQALWQSKGINVVSYQNQDLVNQDLESGRVDATLTNAAAAQSGFLDTAAGKDFAFSGGMLTDPKYLGAGTAIGLRKGDKEHQEMINNALAAIHQNGTFEKIEKKYFSFEVYNKKP, from the coding sequence ATGAAAAAAAGCGCGTTATTTACCTTACTGGCTCTGGCCTCGTTTAGCTCATTGGCGAACGCCGAATCAGTACTGCGCTTTGGTGTTGACCCTACTTTTGCTCCTTTTGAAACCAAAGCGCCAGACGGCAGCCTGGTCGGCTTTGACGTTGATCTTGGAAACGCTATCTGCCAGCAATTAAAAGTTAAATGCCAATGGGTCGAAACCGGCTTTGACAGCATTATCCCGGCGCTGGATGCTAAAAAATTCGACGCAGTACTTTCTGCAATGTCCGTGACGCCAAAACGCCAGGCACAGGTTGATTTCTCCGATATGCTTTACCACATTCCAAGTGTATTGGTGGCTAAAAAAGGCAGCGGGATCTTACCCACTCCAGAAGCGCTGAAAGGCAAAACTATTGGCGTCGCGCAGGGGACGATTCAGGAAGCTTATGCACAGGCACTGTGGCAGAGCAAGGGAATCAACGTTGTTTCCTATCAGAATCAGGATTTGGTGAATCAGGATCTAGAGTCCGGCCGTGTTGATGCCACCCTGACCAACGCCGCCGCAGCACAGTCCGGTTTCCTTGATACCGCCGCGGGAAAAGATTTTGCCTTCAGCGGCGGCATGCTGACTGATCCAAAGTATCTTGGCGCGGGGACCGCAATTGGCCTGCGTAAAGGCGATAAAGAACATCAGGAAATGATCAATAATGCACTGGCGGCTATTCACCAGAACGGCACCTTTGAGAAGATTGAGAAAAAATATTTCAGCTTTGAAGTCTACAATAAAAAGCCATGA
- a CDS encoding DUF2817 domain-containing protein: MLQGYAQLPDFSFQRARFLAAAQDAGATITHYPHPLKGPKGEDLATDVAVLGNPLSSRLFVVVSGTHGVEGYYGSQSQIDWMKVNHANTLPADTALVMIHLINPWGTAHLRRVNEDNMDLNRNFVDFSKPLPANDRYEDLHDIYLSKDLNGPERAAADDLMDHRAQQAGWAEVKKIVEAGQYRHEDGIFFGGKQASWSNQTLLKIIHTHLAHAKAIISFDLHTGAGAYGHPMLMAIAQQAYPSLQQAREVFGPWLYVLVTGKNIGSDTGVTATATGYLSQFMLDNLPDAQLIQLVIECGTYDGETMHHLVRDDHWLHLYGDPQSPQGKKIKGELFEGFYPQDKDWQQLVQLRTQQIFNRGFNALATL; the protein is encoded by the coding sequence ATGCTGCAAGGTTATGCCCAGCTCCCCGATTTTAGCTTTCAACGCGCTCGCTTTCTTGCCGCTGCACAAGATGCCGGGGCGACAATCACACATTATCCACATCCCTTAAAAGGCCCAAAAGGTGAGGACCTGGCGACTGACGTGGCGGTGCTAGGCAATCCTCTTTCGTCGCGGCTGTTTGTGGTGGTTTCGGGCACGCACGGTGTTGAAGGCTACTATGGTTCGCAATCGCAGATAGACTGGATGAAAGTGAATCATGCCAACACCTTGCCTGCCGACACTGCATTGGTCATGATCCATCTGATCAACCCGTGGGGGACTGCGCACCTGCGGCGGGTCAATGAAGATAATATGGATCTGAATCGCAACTTTGTTGATTTCAGCAAACCACTTCCGGCCAATGATCGTTATGAAGATTTGCATGATATTTATCTGAGTAAAGATCTGAATGGGCCTGAGCGCGCGGCTGCGGACGATCTTATGGATCATCGCGCTCAACAAGCGGGCTGGGCTGAAGTGAAAAAAATAGTCGAGGCCGGCCAGTATCGGCATGAAGACGGGATCTTTTTTGGCGGCAAGCAGGCAAGCTGGTCTAATCAAACTTTACTGAAGATTATCCACACCCATTTGGCACACGCCAAGGCAATAATCAGCTTCGATTTGCACACGGGTGCGGGCGCCTATGGCCATCCGATGCTCATGGCGATTGCTCAACAGGCTTATCCTTCGCTGCAACAGGCGCGCGAGGTGTTTGGTCCCTGGTTGTATGTGCTGGTAACCGGTAAAAATATTGGCAGTGACACTGGCGTGACGGCTACGGCCACCGGCTACCTGTCACAATTTATGCTTGATAATCTGCCTGACGCGCAGCTGATTCAGCTGGTGATCGAATGCGGGACTTACGACGGTGAAACCATGCATCATTTGGTTCGTGACGATCACTGGCTGCATCTTTACGGCGATCCACAAAGCCCACAGGGTAAGAAAATTAAAGGCGAGCTGTTCGAAGGGTTTTATCCGCAGGATAAAGACTGGCAGCAGTTGGTTCAGCTGCGCACCCAGCAGATTTTTAATCGCGGATTTAATGCGCTGGCAACACTCTAA
- a CDS encoding 2OG-Fe(II) oxygenase, with amino-acid sequence MQHLDKIVNFAANPIKDADFLARCKETLDNKGALVLHRFLNPTALTEIKQEGDENRHLAYYTSSNHNVYLLKPDESLPATHPRNRQIVSSKGCITDEEIPPNSALRALYDAPEFRAFLCAVLGEQQLYPYADKLSSINLHYASEGQELGWHFDNSSFAITLLIQKPEAGGVFEYVENLRDADNGDMNYDGVEKLLDKQIQPKKLGIEAGDLVLFRGRNAIHRVTPTEGNTTRMLVVLAYNSKPDISLSETARLTFYGRV; translated from the coding sequence ATGCAACATCTCGACAAGATCGTTAATTTCGCTGCTAACCCGATTAAGGACGCAGATTTCCTCGCTCGCTGCAAAGAGACGCTAGATAACAAAGGGGCATTGGTGCTGCATCGCTTCCTTAATCCCACGGCGCTCACGGAGATAAAACAGGAAGGCGATGAAAACCGGCATTTGGCTTATTACACCAGCAGCAATCACAATGTCTACCTGCTTAAGCCCGATGAAAGTCTGCCGGCTACGCATCCGCGCAATCGGCAGATAGTGTCTTCCAAAGGCTGTATTACCGACGAAGAGATCCCACCAAATTCTGCACTGCGGGCGCTCTATGATGCTCCAGAGTTTCGCGCATTTTTGTGTGCAGTATTGGGAGAGCAGCAGCTTTATCCGTATGCCGATAAACTTTCTTCAATTAATCTGCACTATGCCAGCGAAGGTCAGGAATTGGGCTGGCATTTTGATAACTCTTCTTTTGCCATCACCTTGTTGATACAAAAACCCGAAGCGGGCGGGGTGTTTGAGTACGTCGAGAATCTGCGCGATGCCGATAACGGCGACATGAACTACGACGGCGTCGAAAAACTGCTGGATAAGCAAATTCAGCCGAAGAAACTAGGCATTGAGGCCGGTGATTTAGTGCTATTCAGGGGACGCAACGCTATTCACCGCGTTACACCAACCGAGGGAAACACCACCCGTATGCTGGTGGTGCTGGCCTATAACTCGAAGCCCGACATCTCGCTTTCAGAAACCGCGCGACTGACTTTTTACGGCCGCGTCTGA
- a CDS encoding GNAT family N-acetyltransferase has protein sequence MTTLNHFGQPIGDEVKGWQPRPLPERITLEGLYCYLEPLEVNKHSESLFNAWHSIDDDRDWTYFSIDRPATQQECDNYITKISTLKDPLYFAVVDKETQRAIGGVSLMRIDAVNGVAEIGWVNWSPLMKRSRFGTETISLLLSYLFDSLGYRRCEWKCNSLNDASNLAAKRLGFQYEGTFRQALLTKGNNRDTCWYSIIDQEWSPIKAAFGQWLSADNFSPEGQQKQKLEAFRTRPE, from the coding sequence ATGACAACCTTGAATCATTTTGGACAACCGATTGGCGATGAAGTTAAAGGATGGCAACCTCGCCCACTGCCGGAACGCATTACGCTGGAAGGTTTGTACTGTTACCTGGAACCGCTGGAGGTTAATAAACACAGCGAATCCTTGTTTAACGCCTGGCACAGTATTGATGATGACCGCGACTGGACTTACTTCTCTATCGACCGCCCTGCAACTCAGCAAGAGTGCGACAACTACATAACAAAAATTTCTACTCTTAAAGACCCGCTGTACTTTGCTGTGGTTGATAAAGAAACGCAGCGCGCCATCGGCGGCGTATCATTAATGCGTATTGATGCCGTGAACGGCGTAGCGGAAATTGGTTGGGTTAACTGGTCACCGTTGATGAAGCGCTCACGCTTTGGCACCGAAACTATCTCTCTGCTGCTAAGTTATCTCTTTGATTCTCTTGGCTATCGCCGCTGCGAGTGGAAATGTAACAGTTTGAACGATGCCTCAAATCTGGCCGCCAAACGTTTAGGTTTTCAATATGAAGGTACTTTCCGTCAGGCACTGCTGACCAAAGGTAATAACCGCGATACCTGCTGGTATTCGATCATCGATCAGGAATGGTCGCCTATCAAAGCCGCATTTGGACAATGGTTAAGTGCAGACAACTTCTCCCCTGAAGGCCAGCAAAAACAGAAACTTGAAGCATTCAGAACCAGACCGGAATAA
- the ada gene encoding bifunctional DNA-binding transcriptional regulator/O6-methylguanine-DNA methyltransferase Ada — protein MKRDPKDSVFADEDARWQAVIGRNREADGHFVYAVKTTGIYCAPSCPSRQPNRQNVEFFADAAQAEAADYRPCKRCRQGRISLQQQYSQQIEQACRLLEDAEKTPTLEEIAQQVGVSAWHFHRIFKTFTGLTPRAYAIAKRQQRVREALADNPSITDAILDAGYASNGNFYASSPASLGMTPSAYRAGGKGMAVWFAVGYCSLGDILVAESSRGICAILLGDNPQTLVESLQDNFPHAQLLGNDPDFEQRVATVVGFVDRPTAGLNLPLDIRGTAFQQRVWHALRAIPVGETLSYSQVAEKIGSPKAVRAVAGACAANLLAVAIPCHRVVRNDGNISGYRWGVARKKSLLEKEQKREAQLIQSR, from the coding sequence ATGAAACGTGATCCGAAAGACAGTGTGTTCGCCGACGAAGACGCGCGCTGGCAGGCAGTAATCGGTCGCAATCGCGAGGCGGACGGGCATTTCGTTTATGCAGTAAAAACGACCGGAATTTACTGTGCGCCCTCATGTCCGTCACGCCAGCCGAATCGCCAAAACGTTGAGTTTTTTGCCGATGCCGCACAGGCCGAAGCCGCAGATTATCGACCATGCAAACGCTGCCGACAGGGGCGAATATCTTTGCAGCAGCAATACAGTCAGCAGATTGAGCAAGCCTGTCGTTTGCTGGAAGACGCAGAGAAAACGCCGACTTTGGAAGAAATTGCACAGCAGGTTGGAGTCAGTGCCTGGCACTTTCACCGTATCTTCAAAACTTTCACTGGTTTGACGCCGCGCGCTTATGCCATCGCCAAAAGACAACAGCGGGTGCGCGAGGCGCTGGCGGATAATCCATCGATCACTGATGCTATTTTAGATGCAGGTTATGCTTCCAATGGTAACTTTTACGCCAGCTCCCCTGCCAGTCTGGGGATGACGCCGAGCGCCTATCGGGCCGGTGGTAAGGGCATGGCGGTGTGGTTTGCCGTTGGGTATTGTTCGCTGGGGGATATTTTGGTAGCGGAAAGCTCGCGCGGGATTTGCGCGATCCTGCTGGGTGACAACCCGCAGACTCTGGTCGAAAGTTTGCAGGATAACTTCCCGCATGCGCAACTGCTGGGCAATGATCCTGATTTTGAGCAGCGCGTTGCAACAGTGGTTGGTTTTGTAGACCGGCCAACAGCAGGGCTAAATTTGCCGCTGGATATTCGCGGTACGGCTTTCCAGCAGCGGGTCTGGCATGCTTTACGGGCGATTCCGGTGGGCGAAACGCTGAGCTATTCCCAGGTTGCGGAAAAAATCGGCTCACCCAAAGCGGTTCGCGCCGTTGCCGGAGCCTGTGCCGCTAATTTGCTGGCAGTGGCTATCCCTTGCCATCGGGTAGTCCGCAATGATGGCAATATCTCAGGATACCGCTGGGGCGTGGCGCGCAAAAAGAGTCTACTGGAGAAAGAGCAAAAACGCGAAGCGCAGTTAATCCAATCTCGTTAA
- a CDS encoding N-acetyltransferase family protein codes for MKMIDCTEQHHAHAILEIFNEAIVNSTALYDYHERSIASMAPWFAAKRNGNFPVIGLEDDNGKLLGFASYGTFRAWPAYKYSVEHSIYIHPQHRGQGLGKILLDAVIAEARQRQVHTLIGGIDATNAASIALHTKAGFAEAGIIKQAAYKFDRWLDLAFYQLVLTTPDQPRAE; via the coding sequence ATGAAAATGATCGACTGCACTGAACAGCATCACGCTCACGCTATACTTGAGATCTTTAACGAGGCGATCGTCAACTCGACGGCGCTGTACGATTATCACGAACGCTCGATTGCGTCGATGGCACCTTGGTTTGCCGCCAAACGCAACGGCAATTTCCCGGTGATAGGCCTGGAAGACGACAACGGCAAACTGTTAGGGTTTGCCAGCTATGGCACTTTCCGCGCCTGGCCAGCCTACAAGTATTCCGTTGAGCATTCGATTTATATTCATCCGCAGCATCGCGGGCAGGGGCTGGGAAAAATCTTGCTCGATGCCGTTATTGCCGAAGCCCGGCAGCGACAGGTACATACGCTGATTGGCGGGATCGATGCCACCAATGCTGCCAGTATCGCGCTGCACACAAAGGCAGGATTTGCCGAGGCCGGGATCATCAAGCAGGCCGCCTACAAGTTTGATCGCTGGCTGGATCTGGCGTTCTATCAGCTTGTCCTGACCACGCCTGATCAGCCGCGAGCAGAATGA
- a CDS encoding helix-turn-helix domain-containing protein — translation MSIDELIASRLLLLRKSKGLNLEQLAELAGVSKAMISKIERQESSPSATLLGKLAAGLGVSVTQLLSEESATPNRLRRFNEQEVWQDPDIGYLRRQVLPPEAHSGLEMIEVTLPAKARVSYPSWGNKAYLQRLWLVEGELIIHYGDEHYELYTGDVLSFGVDLAVTFDNVRNESCRYLLVINQG, via the coding sequence ATGTCAATAGATGAATTAATCGCCAGCCGTTTGCTGCTGCTGCGCAAGAGCAAAGGCCTCAATCTGGAACAGCTGGCTGAATTGGCGGGCGTCAGTAAGGCGATGATTTCAAAAATCGAGCGGCAGGAAAGCAGTCCGAGCGCAACCCTGCTTGGCAAGCTTGCCGCTGGTTTAGGTGTCTCGGTGACTCAGTTATTGTCAGAGGAAAGTGCAACGCCCAACCGTCTGCGTCGTTTCAATGAACAAGAGGTATGGCAAGACCCTGACATCGGCTATCTGCGCCGGCAGGTCTTGCCACCCGAGGCGCACAGCGGGCTGGAAATGATCGAGGTTACGCTGCCCGCCAAGGCGCGAGTAAGCTATCCGAGTTGGGGAAACAAGGCCTATTTGCAGCGGTTATGGCTGGTTGAAGGAGAATTAATTATTCACTATGGCGATGAACATTATGAGCTTTATACCGGTGACGTATTAAGTTTTGGCGTTGATTTAGCCGTGACCTTTGATAATGTCAGAAACGAATCATGTCGCTATCTGTTAGTTATCAATCAGGGATGA
- a CDS encoding GNAT family N-acetyltransferase, giving the protein MLIIKPTVLNNAHFIELVRQLDAYQSAMYPAESDYSMPLEEMLANEHYAFIAEVNGVAAGCACLYICDDGLAEIKRVYVNPQFRGLGIADRLMAAVEAQALQLQLPSLYLETGVDHLAAIGLYKKRGFVITDCFGEYTYDPLSVYMVKPLAYQQRA; this is encoded by the coding sequence GTGCTGATAATCAAACCTACCGTTCTAAATAACGCCCATTTTATTGAACTGGTCCGCCAGCTTGATGCCTATCAGAGTGCGATGTATCCCGCCGAAAGTGATTACAGCATGCCGCTGGAAGAGATGCTTGCCAATGAACATTACGCGTTTATCGCCGAAGTAAACGGCGTTGCGGCCGGCTGTGCATGCCTGTATATCTGCGACGACGGTCTGGCCGAAATCAAACGGGTTTATGTCAATCCGCAGTTTCGCGGACTGGGCATTGCCGATCGGCTGATGGCCGCTGTGGAAGCACAGGCTCTACAACTGCAACTGCCGAGCCTGTATCTGGAAACCGGTGTCGATCATCTTGCCGCTATCGGCCTTTATAAGAAACGTGGTTTCGTTATCACCGACTGTTTTGGCGAGTACACATACGATCCGTTAAGCGTTTATATGGTTAAGCCACTGGCGTATCAGCAACGCGCCTGA
- a CDS encoding M28 family peptidase has protein sequence MTFAPPRHDQLMPVMNELLLAYSKLHRLSGSEDAEQAAGLLVEMLREHGLEADLESCPLLLSDPLEGSLLLPDFPEWQVRAKTRSFSAHCPQGVKAPLYYDNASTQTRSDLEWQQWSQQVRGKIVIADQGFEDYVQRLDAARAVGLIHLWGSAETALHEETVGPIWGTPTPDDQQRYPRLPVISINQRDGQRLLNLYHGEQRIEAQMRTVLNRHVRPCSLPIVEIGGQTPEFVLLSSHYDSWHEGVTDNATGNALCLAMALHFQQQAGTLRRGLRIAWWPGHSNARYGGSTWYADNYRQQLGKHCVAHINVDSPGCLDAVQVVINASGAESNDFLNQAVAAVTGKPALRITPLGKGGDQSFWGSGVPMHFALREVPLEKTSDSPGSGGGWWWHTEEDSYDKLDLNILWRDCQIHVHWLDRLLHQPDLPLAAGDYLESMLAALEQLQDRLDPQFSLKPIKQRLLNLCEPITALNRRAAAEPASWQPLLTNIVADFHRLRYSSTDDFHYDLSYRGGAFPGFQELAADLQQTSAESRLMMITQYRRQRDRAIALLQQIGDALHRAGL, from the coding sequence ATGACTTTTGCCCCCCCACGGCACGATCAATTGATGCCGGTTATGAATGAGTTATTACTGGCATACTCAAAGCTGCACAGATTATCTGGCAGCGAAGACGCCGAGCAGGCGGCAGGTTTGTTGGTCGAGATGCTGCGCGAGCACGGGCTGGAGGCGGATTTGGAATCTTGCCCTCTGTTGCTGAGTGATCCGCTGGAAGGCAGCCTGTTGCTGCCGGACTTCCCTGAGTGGCAGGTTAGGGCGAAAACACGTTCTTTTTCCGCGCACTGTCCGCAGGGCGTTAAAGCCCCTTTGTACTATGACAATGCTTCAACACAGACGCGCAGTGACCTGGAATGGCAACAGTGGTCGCAGCAGGTGCGTGGCAAGATTGTGATTGCCGATCAAGGCTTTGAGGACTATGTGCAACGTCTTGATGCTGCTCGGGCTGTGGGACTTATTCACCTTTGGGGCTCGGCTGAAACCGCGCTGCATGAAGAAACCGTTGGACCGATTTGGGGCACTCCGACGCCAGATGATCAGCAGCGCTATCCGCGATTGCCAGTGATTTCTATCAATCAGCGCGACGGCCAACGGCTGTTAAATCTTTACCACGGCGAGCAGCGGATTGAGGCACAAATGCGCACGGTACTCAACCGCCACGTCCGCCCCTGTAGTTTGCCGATAGTCGAGATTGGCGGGCAAACGCCAGAATTTGTACTGTTGTCATCGCATTATGATTCCTGGCATGAAGGAGTGACCGATAATGCCACCGGCAACGCGCTGTGTCTGGCGATGGCGCTGCATTTTCAACAGCAGGCAGGCACTTTGCGACGCGGGCTGCGTATCGCCTGGTGGCCCGGGCATTCCAACGCCCGCTACGGCGGTTCGACCTGGTATGCCGACAATTATCGTCAGCAGCTCGGCAAACATTGTGTTGCGCATATCAACGTTGATTCGCCGGGCTGCCTTGATGCGGTTCAGGTGGTGATTAATGCCAGCGGTGCCGAGTCCAACGATTTCCTCAATCAGGCAGTGGCAGCGGTTACCGGAAAACCTGCGCTGCGCATCACGCCGTTGGGCAAGGGCGGCGATCAGTCATTCTGGGGCAGCGGCGTGCCAATGCATTTTGCCTTGCGCGAGGTGCCACTTGAGAAGACCAGCGATTCGCCGGGCAGCGGAGGCGGCTGGTGGTGGCATACTGAGGAAGATAGTTACGATAAGCTCGATCTGAATATTCTGTGGCGCGACTGCCAGATCCACGTGCATTGGCTGGATCGGCTGCTGCATCAGCCAGATTTGCCGCTGGCGGCTGGTGACTATCTGGAATCGATGCTGGCGGCTTTAGAGCAGCTTCAGGATCGATTGGATCCGCAATTCAGCCTTAAGCCAATTAAACAACGGCTACTGAATTTATGTGAGCCGATAACGGCGTTAAATCGGCGAGCAGCGGCAGAACCCGCCAGCTGGCAACCGTTGCTTACCAATATTGTGGCGGATTTTCATCGGTTGCGTTACAGCTCCACTGACGATTTTCACTATGATTTAAGCTATCGCGGCGGCGCTTTTCCTGGTTTTCAGGAGCTTGCGGCGGATTTGCAGCAGACTTCAGCGGAAAGCCGCCTGATGATGATCACCCAATATCGACGTCAGCGGGATAGAGCAATAGCCCTGTTACAGCAGATTGGCGACGCGCTCCATCGCGCAGGTCTTTGA
- a CDS encoding transporter substrate-binding domain-containing protein: protein MLKNSLLLTVLGLAITSGAAHAAGETLRVAADLSYPPFQFRDTQGTPSGYEIDVTNAICKEMQVKCDYVVTSFDAEIPSLIAKKVDFISPQGATEKRRKVIDFSDFVYHIPTKLVVHKGSPLLPTAESLKGKRVAVQQGSIQEMYANAYWLPKGVDVVAYADQDTIYQDLIAGRLDAALSPAVAVTYGFLNKPEGKDFTLTGPEVRDDKLFSIGSSFGLRKGDEKTKALLDQGLAKIIADGTWDKIRIKYFGDLDIAVHQAAVSK from the coding sequence ATGCTGAAAAATTCTTTGCTCCTGACTGTGCTGGGCCTCGCCATCACCAGCGGTGCAGCCCATGCGGCGGGCGAAACCCTGCGCGTTGCGGCTGATTTAAGCTATCCACCTTTCCAGTTTCGCGATACTCAGGGCACGCCAAGCGGCTATGAGATTGACGTCACCAATGCGATTTGCAAAGAGATGCAGGTTAAATGTGATTACGTGGTGACGAGTTTTGACGCCGAAATCCCGTCGCTGATTGCCAAAAAAGTCGATTTTATCTCACCGCAGGGTGCGACAGAAAAACGCCGAAAAGTCATCGACTTCAGCGATTTCGTTTACCACATTCCAACCAAACTGGTCGTGCATAAAGGCAGTCCGCTGCTGCCGACGGCTGAATCACTGAAAGGCAAACGTGTTGCGGTACAACAAGGATCGATTCAGGAAATGTATGCAAACGCCTATTGGCTGCCGAAAGGTGTGGACGTGGTGGCCTATGCCGATCAGGACACCATTTATCAGGATCTGATTGCCGGTCGACTGGATGCGGCGCTCAGCCCGGCGGTAGCCGTGACTTACGGCTTCCTCAATAAACCAGAAGGCAAAGATTTCACCCTGACTGGCCCTGAGGTGCGCGACGACAAACTCTTCAGCATCGGTTCCTCTTTTGGCCTGCGCAAAGGCGACGAAAAAACCAAGGCATTGCTCGATCAGGGTCTGGCGAAGATTATCGCTGACGGCACCTGGGACAAGATCCGCATTAAATACTTTGGCGATTTAGATATCGCGGTACATCAGGCTGCGGTAAGCAAATAA
- a CDS encoding M20 family metallopeptidase, whose protein sequence is MSECTKIDQKNKIIYSVDQLAPAMKALALNIHANPELSFEEVRSAAALIAPLREAGFEIEEQLGDMPTAFRATFDSGKPGPTIALLAEYDALVDLGHACGHNLIGTASITAALALKNGYADLTGRIEVIGTPAEEEGGGKIILANKGFFDHHDAVMMFHPRDKTMVIRGGLACVDAVLKFYGKAAHAASAPQNGISALDAVIHTFVGINALRQFFTDDVRVHGIITNGGSATNIVPAYAEAKFLLRANTVKGLGVVRDKVFAAAQGTADMSGARLEIEEGLTYAERNNNLTLAEFFKQNLEILGVEVVPPPRSGGIGSSDIGNVSQITAAIHPYLRIGDVMPHTPEFAAAAGSEAGLEAMLNAAKALAMTAVDLIASPDMLAAVRQEFLSWKAQN, encoded by the coding sequence ATGTCTGAATGCACCAAGATAGATCAAAAGAATAAAATTATTTATAGCGTCGACCAATTAGCACCAGCAATGAAAGCACTGGCGCTGAATATTCATGCCAATCCCGAGCTAAGTTTTGAAGAGGTCAGATCGGCAGCCGCACTAATAGCTCCGCTGCGTGAAGCGGGTTTTGAGATTGAAGAACAGCTCGGTGACATGCCGACCGCTTTTCGCGCTACCTTCGACAGCGGAAAACCAGGGCCAACTATTGCGCTGCTCGCCGAGTATGACGCGCTGGTGGATCTTGGCCATGCCTGCGGCCATAACCTGATTGGCACGGCTTCAATCACCGCTGCCTTGGCGCTGAAAAACGGCTATGCGGATTTAACCGGGCGTATTGAAGTGATTGGCACTCCGGCAGAAGAAGAGGGCGGCGGCAAAATTATCCTGGCGAACAAAGGGTTTTTTGACCATCACGACGCGGTAATGATGTTCCATCCGCGTGATAAAACTATGGTGATCCGCGGCGGTCTGGCCTGCGTCGATGCAGTGTTGAAATTTTACGGCAAGGCAGCGCATGCCGCTTCGGCCCCGCAAAATGGCATTAGTGCGCTGGATGCCGTAATCCATACCTTTGTCGGCATCAACGCGCTGCGCCAATTTTTTACCGACGACGTGCGCGTCCACGGCATTATCACCAACGGCGGCAGCGCCACCAACATCGTGCCTGCCTACGCCGAAGCCAAATTCTTGCTGCGCGCCAATACGGTGAAAGGCTTGGGCGTGGTACGCGATAAGGTCTTTGCTGCGGCACAGGGCACGGCTGATATGAGCGGAGCGCGATTAGAGATTGAAGAAGGTCTGACTTACGCCGAACGCAACAACAACCTGACGCTGGCTGAGTTCTTCAAGCAGAATCTCGAAATTCTCGGCGTTGAAGTTGTGCCACCGCCACGCAGCGGCGGCATCGGTTCCTCCGATATTGGCAACGTCAGCCAAATCACCGCCGCTATCCATCCTTATCTGCGCATCGGCGATGTCATGCCACACACCCCAGAATTTGCCGCCGCTGCCGGTTCCGAAGCCGGATTAGAAGCGATGCTCAATGCTGCCAAGGCGCTGGCAATGACCGCGGTAGACTTGATTGCAAGCCCGGACATGCTCGCCGCGGTGCGCCAGGAATTCCTAAGCTGGAAAGCGCAGAACTAA